A region of the Flavobacteriaceae bacterium MAR_2010_188 genome:
TTTATGATTATATCAAAGTTATCGTCGTCTCCATACTTCTTCTTTAAGGCACTCCTTAAAACATCTTCCAAAATAGCCATTAGGGTAACCCTGTCTATAAGCTTATCATCCTTAAATTCTGAAAACGAATCGATTAACGCAATATTTTCCATAATTACAACTTAAAATTTTATTATAACTTTCGCCGTCTCAATATCTCCATATTCAATTTCGGCCTGCTTTTTTATTGTTACTTTACCTTTACCTACCGGTTTTGGCTCACGCGTTTTCCATTTTAAAAGAATCGAGTCTTCGCCAACACTAGAAAGGGTACCTTCTACAGTCTCTCCTTGCTTAGTTTTTATTTCGAGGTCACGACCTATATTTTTATTGTATTGCCTTTTATGGACCAAAGGAGAAGCTGCGCCTGCAGAGGTAACTTCTAGCGAGAAATCGTATTCTTCTCGATCTATATTGTGCTCTATTGCTCTACTGATATAGACGCAATCATCTACGGTAATACCGTCGTCGCCATCCAGAATAACCCGGATTGTGTTGTCTGCCAAGATTTCGAAATCAATCAAGAAAAGATCCTCCCTCTTTGCGAGAGCATCCATTAATAATTCTTCGACTAAATCTTTAAACATCTCCTAGTATAGAAAGAGGGGACTTTCCGTCCCCTCTATTATCTTTTTCAAACAACGGTGCAAATATACGACTTTAATGTTGAAATTTCCAAGTAACATCAGACTGAATTTTTCGATACCTTTATTTAATAACCCCTACCCATCTTTCTATGAAAAAAATCTTAGTGCCAACTGATTTTTCTAAAGAATCCGAGTACGCTTTAAAGGTAGCAGCACATTTGGCTAAGCAATTCGATTCGGAAATTTTCTTGCTCCATGTATTGAACTTACCGCTGACCACTGTGGATACCATGAACACTCCGAGTGCATTACCTGAAGCGATGTTCTTTATGCAATTAGCCCATAAAAAATTTAAAAAAATGATTAGGCAGCCTTATTTAAATGGCATTAAAGTTCATGAAAAAGTAAAGCGCCACAGGATTTTTGACGGGATTAACGAAGCCTGTGAGGAGAACGAATGCGACATTATTATAATGGGTTCCCATGGTGCTACTGGCTTTAAGGAAATGTTCGTAGGTTCTAATGCGGAAAAGGTGGTAAGGACAGCAAAAATTCCGGTTATGGTAATAAAAAGACATCATGAAGAATTTAATGTGAATGATTTTGTATTTGCTTCAGATTTCAAAAAAGATAATATTGAGACCTATAAAAAAGCCGTGGGACTTGCGAAACTTCTCAACTCGAAAATGCACCTATTGATCGTTGATCTGCCGGGAAAATTTGACAATCATGAGCAGGCTAAGCAGCGTATCAAAGATTTTATCTTGGGCCATGAGTATGATAATTATTCTATCAATGTAATTGCTGCCAATACTGTAGAAAAAGGCATCCTAAATTTTTCAAGAGAGATAGATGCAGACTTAATAGGAATTAGCACACATGGTCGACAAGGAATATCCCACTTTTTTAATGGAAGCATTAGTGAGGATATCGCCAATCACGCCAAAAGGCCAGTGGTGACATTTAGGATTCCGGATGAGGTAGGAGTTAGGAGTTAGGAGTTAGGAGTTAGGAGTTAGGAGTTAGGAGTTAGGAAATAAAACCATTGTGGACCATATTATGTATGCCATAAACGGCAATCAGTGAAAAATGAACATAAAATGGCGAACCCGAGCATCGGATAAAATCCTTTCTCGTCGCCAATGACATAAATTTTGGGTTTGTTCTTTTCATAGGCAATATCCAAAAAATCCCCAGCCTTAAGTTTGGCATTGGGTGATAGCGGTGGCCGTTCGCAGTTCTCCGGAATTCCTATCCTTAAACAGAAGCAACATTTCTTCTTCCTTTGAAAAAAGACACCATTTCAAACTTAAGAATCTGTGCCTTAACTTATATGCCATTTCTGTTGGCATGTCTATATTTAAGGATACGCTTGACAGTGATCCACGTAGGAAAAGCGGCAATCGCAATAATGATGATGTAAATGAAGATCATAATTAAATTTTTAAGGGTTTTTATTCATTTTAATGGGTCTTGATAGATATGTCCTAAATAAATCAATATCAAATAATTGCAGTTAATTCAGACCCGTCTTTCAATTTTAATCTACTCACTTCGGCAATGACATACGCAGGCTGTTTTAGCTTGTGTCCTGCGTTATTATTCCGATATCTTATATTTATCGGGTAGCATTTGTTCAATACAAGCACTATCAGGACGTATGTACGGCTTATTTAAAAAGTTAATGACCATTTTGTCAAAGCACTCGGGATTACTCAATCCGTCAAACATGTGGGACATTGTCGGAATCGTTATAAGATAACCATTTGGCAATGTTTGCACTATCTGTTCTGCCATTGAAGGGGGTGTGACGGGGTCAAAATATCCCGAAAATACAATGGTTGGTATATTTGATGTCAAAGGCTCAAAGAAGTTAGCGGGAACAATTCCCTTGGCCCAATTACGACATGCGTGCTTTTGCTGCCGGATTCTATAATCTCCCATGAATGTTCCTATCGATAATGAATCTGCTTCTTGCATAGAAAAATAAGGGACATCTTCTGTACAGGATACACTTAAATATAGGCCGTCTGCAATAAAGTCGTTATATGAACTCTCACTCGGAAAGAGTGATATAAAAGGTTGCCAATTACCCAAATAAGATTGATGAACAATAAAAGGAATTTGCCTTAATCCAGATGGCATATACATCAGTGAACGAATCTTTGTATGGAATGAATACCAGGGAATGGTAACTTCTTTGATTTCACCATTTTCGCTTTCGTATTTGTATATAAAAGGCCTTGCTTGTCCTCTTGTCTTTAGGTCTTTAAATTCATCTATAAAATTGGGAAAAGCGACGTTACACAAGGAATCACTTTTACAGTCTTCAAATAGTTTATTTAAGGTTGCCTCTGCATACTG
Encoded here:
- a CDS encoding ribosome maturation factor RimP, with product MFKDLVEELLMDALAKREDLFLIDFEILADNTIRVILDGDDGITVDDCVYISRAIEHNIDREEYDFSLEVTSAGAASPLVHKRQYNKNIGRDLEIKTKQGETVEGTLSSVGEDSILLKWKTREPKPVGKGKVTIKKQAEIEYGDIETAKVIIKF
- a CDS encoding Nucleotide-binding universal stress protein, UspA family; translated protein: MKKILVPTDFSKESEYALKVAAHLAKQFDSEIFLLHVLNLPLTTVDTMNTPSALPEAMFFMQLAHKKFKKMIRQPYLNGIKVHEKVKRHRIFDGINEACEENECDIIIMGSHGATGFKEMFVGSNAEKVVRTAKIPVMVIKRHHEEFNVNDFVFASDFKKDNIETYKKAVGLAKLLNSKMHLLIVDLPGKFDNHEQAKQRIKDFILGHEYDNYSINVIAANTVEKGILNFSREIDADLIGISTHGRQGISHFFNGSISEDIANHAKRPVVTFRIPDEVGVRS